The Callithrix jacchus isolate 240 chromosome X, calJac240_pri, whole genome shotgun sequence genome contains a region encoding:
- the ARMCX4 gene encoding armadillo repeat-containing X-linked protein 4, producing the protein MNLYIYFTVYCQEKQEERKELPWIITGPPPVAAVVAFEWLKTSTFTGIHPQLPLSLLQPEYALPYLVCAFSKGDYMGRIQEVGWVTAGLVIWAGTCYYIYKLTKGRAQSVRTLARNESTVKMETVVEVQNRTLATGAAEIETKSQAEIEAETGAGGGPRAEVETKATAIARHKANSQAKAMIGAAGEIQSESKVVAGTLVMTEAVTLTEAKAKDREVAMKEAVTQTDAEAGKIVKKEAVTQTKAKAWALVAKTEAKREAMTQTKAETHILAEKEVEINRVMVTQSETLAVPGEVAKMGAMNKTGIVDETKTRALEETVSVAKTQSEARPGSTVDARGNPNGMSREVAGVDLKSCAQSQTVIEIQGDDMPGARVEDMGNCKTMSREESGADMRASAQPQIVAKTQIEAIPGAKVDAGGNTNAMCKVGAGADVRTCIQPQTVVKKQAEVTSGARADGRGNTNVISKAITGADMRAATQPQAVASPHAEAMSDAKVKERGSHNAMTKAGARTNLRANSQVEALPNARDKSRGNPSVMAKMGDAADILSCMQPQLVAIVQANTLSDGRIKVKGNVNSMPKEGSGMDMKAQGMAQSHGEALPNTRGKSRAKAKAKCKTGAGMDTKTCAQPQAGVKTPAEALPDSGVDGRGNLNAISKAGTKADQRACGQPLVVVNTQGEALPGAKNKAKGNPHAVPKVGAGEGTTDSVQPQAVVSFQGEALLGTKNKVKGNPNAVLKAEVGAGAMGPAQLQIVASSKGEALLDSKNKAKGNSNAVSKAGAGTDTMGSAQPQIVANSQSEVLPGAKNKVRGNPTTMSNSGTGPYITDSAQPHAVASSQGEVLPSAKNKGKANLHALSKAEAGMGATSSVQSQAVANSQGETLPGAKNKVRGNWNTVSKAGTGMDTTGSAQPQAVTNSQSEVVPGAKNKVKGNPNVVSKAGAREDTMGSAQPQVVANSQHETLSGARNKVKGNSNAISKAETGSGIMGSVQVQVVASSHGKVLPGAKNKVRGNSNAVPKAEAGADTVGSGQLQAVANTQRETLLGARNKVKGNTKAVPKAGTGADTRDSSQPQIVTGSQGETLPRARDKAMPSSEAEATAEDEVYAKPEAEAMPTSESEGGSGTQVCRKTQPDIHDYYWNGIGVEDWIAAERWIKFRFQTMDGDWENGVSWADDENEASTGSWSGASDKAGIISSWAVACDEASVKSWAGVRAENEVSIGTWVRAGEQASGGLWVGGQTSEGTWAGDKASGGAWTVAENQASGGTWVVAGNQAFGEIWAVGQASDGSWPGGQASGVSWPGGQASGMSWVGEQAIGGSWTGAENQASGGSWAVVGAGNMSSVSYWAGVVDQASGGSWAGISDQSGGGSKPRFEDQASGEGSWAGAGGQASGGSRLGPEEQSSGRSWADTADQASGGSRLGHVDQTSGGSWAGTLDQSGGGSKPRFENQTTEEGSWAGAGGQAGGGSKLGPEDPSKGRSWSNSGNQINGGFLVGVVDQANGGSWTGAGHSASGGPKPIFEDQASGGGSWANAGDRAVGDSRLGPRDQSSGDSWAGSGDQASGWFCLCPGSQMNGGSWGVASGQDIGGSRPGPTNQSSAVSWDSTGSQVSGSSWTGVRAVDQAGGCSKPGFEDQAIGGVFWPGAGDQAGGGSRPGSEDQSSGRGSWGMAGGQVLGGSRPGPADQSSGGSWAGTGNQSSGRSWIGPGDQAGDYSKPEFEDQACGGGSWAGAGNQASGESWTGSRPGNEATEGSKMGSEDQATGGSWARSEDQASGRFQVSVEVEANEGFWFGPGAEAVIGSWCWTEEKVIVSRSDDKDEATTESRSGAGEEAIICSRIEAENKASSGSWIRSEEVAHMGSSVGAEAGAGDRAGAGAEAGAGAGAEAGAGAGAGAGAGAWSWDGDATTTECRLGAEAGDRAGAGAEAGAGAGAGAGAGAGAGAGAGAWSWDGDATIIESRLGAEAGAGAWSCDGDATTIESRLGTEAGPGAGAGAGAGAGAWSWDRDATTVEYRLGAEAGAVAWSWDRDATIIESRFVAEAGAGAESGAGAWSWDGDATTIESRLGAEAGAGAWSWDGEATTIESRLGARKEVGVESWTLAQDMDEDDLSRESSPDIEEISLRSLFWAESENSNKLRSKSGKDVNFESGAGDNTRIKDKFEAAGGVDIESWFCAGNENTSEDKSAPKGKGKKSPESRGTYPSMVPGAGMGSWDGAIIWSETKFPHHSEASFPVEDESKKQTKTGEKTRSWSCHCKREDNMDPQDFEKLICMIEMTEDPSVHEIANNALYNSADYPYSHEVARNVGGISVIESLLNNPYPSVRQKALNALNNISVAAENHRKVKTYLNQVCEDTVTYPLNSNVQLAGLRLIRHLTITSEYQHMVTNYISEFLRLLTVGSGETKDHVLGMLLNFSKNPSMTKDLLIANAPTSLINIFSKKETKENILNALSLFENINYHFKRRAKAFTQDKFSENSLYFLFQRPKACAKKLRALAAECNDPEVKERVELLISKL; encoded by the exons ATGAATTTATATATCTACTTCACGGTGTATTGCCAAGAGAAgcaagaggagaggaaggaattaCCTTGGATCATTACAG GTCCACCTCCAGTGGCAGCTGTAGTGGCCTTTGAGTGGCTGAAGACCAGCACCTTCACAGGCATACATCCACAACTACCACTCTCTTTACTCCAGCCCGAGTACGCTCTACCATACCTTGTTTGTGCCTTCAGCAAGGGTGATTACATGGGCCGCATTCAGGAAGTGGGCTGGGTGACTGCAGGACTGGTGATCTGGGCTGGCACCTGCTACTATATTTACAAATTAACCAAAGGAAGAGCCCAGAGTGTGAGAACACTTGCCAGAAATGAATCCACAGTTAAGATGGAAACTGTGGTTGAGGTACAGAACCGGACCTTGGCCACAGGTGCAGCAGAGATTGAGACTAAATCCCAGGCTGAGATTGAAGCAGAAACTGGAGCAGGAGGTGGGCCTAGGGCTGAAGTAGAGACCAAGGCCACTGCTATAGCCAGACACAAAGCCAACTCTCAGGCCAAGGCAATGATTGGGGCAGCGGGAGAGATTCAATCTGAGTCCAAAGTGGTGGCTGGAACACTGGTCATGACAGAGGCAGTGACTCTGACTGAGGCCAAGGCCAAAGACAGGGAAGTGGCCATGAAAGAAGCAGTGACCCAAACTGATGCTGAGGCTGGCAAAATAGTTAAGAAAGAAGCAGTGACACAGACCAAGGCTAAAGCTTGGGCATTGGTTGCCAAGACAGAGGCCAAGAGAGAAGCAATGACTCAGACCAAAGCTGAAACTCATATATTGGCTGAAAAAGAGGTAGAGATTAACAGAGTAATGGTtacacagagtgagaccttggcAGTACCTGGGGAAGTAGCCAAGATGGGGGCCATGAACAAGACTGGAATTGTGGATGAAACCAAGACAAGAGCTCTGGAAGAGACTGTGAGTGTGGCTAAGACTCAGTCTGAGGCCAGGCCTGGTTCCACAGTTGATGCTAGGGGAAATCCCAATGGCATGTCCAGGGAGGTGGCTGGAGTGGACCTGAAGTCCTGTGCACAGTCTCAGACTGTGATCGAGATCCAGGGTGATGACATGCCTGGTGCTAGGGTTGAGGACATGGGGAACTGCAAAACCATGTCTAGGGAAGAGTCTGGGGCAGACATGAGGGCTTCTGCTCAGCCTCAAATTGTTGCCAAAACCCAGATTGAGGCCATTCCTGGGGCAAAGGTTGATGCCGGGGGTAACACCAATGCCATGTGtaaggtgggggcaggggcagatgTGAGAACTTGTATACAACCTCAGACTGTGGTCAAGAAACAGGCTGAGGTGACGTCTGGTGCCAGGGCTGATGGCAGGGGAAATACCAATGTCATATCTAAGGCAATAACTGGAGCTGACATGAGAGCTGCTACTCAGCCTCAAGCTGTTGCCAGTCCTCATGCTGAGGCCATGTCTGATGCCAAGGTTAAGGAGAGAGGCAGTCACAATGCCATGACTAAAGCAGGGGCCAGAACAAACTTGAGGGCCAATTCCCAGGTTGAGGCCTTGCCTAATGCCAGAGATAAGAGCAGAGGCAATCCCAGTGTTATGGCTAAGATGGGGGATGCGGCAGACATATTGTCCTGTATGCAGCCTCAGCTTGTGGCCATTGTTCAGGCTAATACCTTGTCTGATGGCAGAATTAAGGTCAAGGGCAATGTCAATAGCATGCCCAAGGAAGGATCTGGGATGGATATGAAGGCTCAGGGTATGGCCCAGAGCCATGGTGAAGCCTTACCTAATACTAGAGGTAAGTCTAGGGCCAAAGCCAAAGCCAAGTGCAAGACAGGGGCCGGGATGGACACAAAAACCTGTGCACAACCTCAGGCTGGGGTCAAGACCCCAGCTGAGGCCTTGCCTGATTCCGGGGTTGATGGTAGGGGCAATCTTAATGCCATTTCTAAAGCTGGAACTAAGGCAGACCAGAGGGCCTGTGGTCAGCCCCTGGTTGTGGTCAATACCCAGGGTGAGGCCTTGCCTGGTGCCAAGAATAAAGCCAAGGGCAATCCCCATGCTGTGCCTaaggtgggggctggggaaggtACAACAGACTCTGTCCAGCCTCAGGCAGTGGTCAGTTTCCAGGGCGAGGCCTTGCTTGGTACCAAGAATAAAGTAAAGGGTAATCCCAATGCTGTGCTTAAGGCAGAGGTTGGGGCAGGTGCAATGGGCCCTGCTCAGCTTCAGATTGTGGCCAGTTCTAAGGGTGAGGCCTTGCTTGATTCCAAGAATAAGGCCAAGGGCAATTCCAATGCTGTGTCTAAGGCAGGGGCTGGGACAGATACaatgggctctgcccagcctcAGATTGTGGCCAATTCCCAGAGTGAGGTCTTGCCTGGTGCCAAGAATAAGGTCAGAGGCAATCCCACTACCATGTCTAATTCAGGAACTGGGCCATATATAACGGACTCTGCCCAGCCACACGCTGTGGCTAGTTCCCAGGGTGAGGTCTTGCCTAGTGCCAAAAATAAGGGCAAGGCCAATCTTCATGCTCTGTCTAAGGCAGAGGCTGGGATGGGTGCAACAAGCTCTGTCCAGTCCCAGGCTGTGGCTAATTCCCAGGGTGAGACCTTGCCTGGTGCCAAGAATAAGGTCAGGGGAAATTGGAACACTGTGTCTAAGGCAGGGACTGGGATGGATACAacaggctctgcccagcctcAAGCTGTGACCAATTCCCAGAGTGAAGTCGTGCCTGGTGCCAAGAATAAGGTCAAGGGCAATCCCAATGTTGTGTCTAAAGCAGGGGCCAGAGAAGATACaatgggctctgcccagcctcAGGTTGTGGCCAACTCCCAGCATGAGACCTTGTCTGGTGCCAGGAATAAGGTTAAGGGCAATTCCAATGCTATTTCTAAGGCAGAGACTGGGTCAGGCATAATGGGCTCTGTCCAGGTCCAGGTTGTGGCCAGTTCTCATGGTAAGGTCTTGCCTGGGGCCAAAAATAAGGTCAGGGGCAATTCCAATGCTGTGCCTaaggcagaggctggggcagatACAGTGGGCTCTGGCCAGCTCCAAGCTGTGGCTAATACCCAGCGTGAGACCTTGCTTGGTGCCAGGAATAAGGTCAAGGGCAATACCAAAGCTGTGCCTAAAGCAGGGACTGGGGCAGACACAAGGGACTCTTCCCAGCCTCAGATTGTCACCGGTTCCCAGGGTGAGACCTTGCCTAGGGCAAGGGACAAGGCTATGCCCAGTTCTGAGGCAGAAGCGACAGCAGAAGATGAGGTCTATGCAAAGCCCGAGGCTGAGGCCATGCCCACTTCTGAGAGTGAGGGTGGGTCAGGCACTCAAGTCTGCAGAAAGACTCAGCCTGACATCCATGACTACTACTGGAATGGGATTGGTGTTGAGGATTGGATTGCTGCTGAGCGGTGGATCAAATTTAGGTTTCAGACCATGGATGGAGACTGGGAAAATGGTGTGTCCTGGGCTGATGATGAGAATGAAGCCAGTACTGGGTCCTGGAGTGGGGCTAGTGATAAGGCTGGGATTATTAGCTCTTGGGCTGTGGCTTGTGATGAGGCCAGTGTTAAGTCCTGGGCTGGGGTCAGGGCTGAGAATGAGGTTAGTATTGGGACCTGGGTTAGAGCTGGGGAGCAGGCCAGTGGAGGGCTCTGGGTGGGGGGTCAGACTAGTGAGGGGACCTGGGCTGGGGACAAGGCCAGTGGAGGGGCCTGGACTGTGGCTGAGAACCAGGCCAGTGGGGGGACTTGGGTTGTCGCTGGAAATCAGGCCTTTGGAGAAATTTGGGCTGTGGGTCAGGCCAGCGATGGGTCCTGGCCTGGGGGACAGGCCAGTGGGGTGTCCTGGCCTGGAGGACAGGCCAGTGGGATGTCCTGGGTTGGGGAACAGGCCATTGGAGGGTCCTGGACTGGGGCTGAGAACCAAGCCAGTGGAGGGTCTTGGGCTGTAGTTGGGGCTGGGAATATGAGTAGTGTTTCATACTGGGCTGGGGTTGTTGACCAGGCCAGTGGAGGGTCCTGGGCTGGGATTAGCGATCAATCTGGTGGTGGATCCAAGCCTAGATTTGAGGATCAAGCCAGTGGAGAAGGGTcctgggctggggctggtggcCAGGCTAGTGGAGGGTCAAGGTTGGGGCCTGAGGAACAGTCCAGTGGAAGGTCTTGGGCTGACACTGCAGACCAAGCCAGTGGAGGGTCTAGGTTGGGCCATGTAGATCAGACCAGTGGTGGGTCCTGGGCTGGGACACTTGATCAGTCTGGTGGTGGGTCCAAGCCTAGATTTGAAAATCAGACCACTGAAGAAGGGTCTTGGGCTGGggctggtggccaggctggtggagGATCCAAGTTGGGGCCTGAAGACCCGTCCAAGGGAAGGTCATGGTCTAACTCTGGGAATCAAATCAATGGAGGATTCTTGGTTGGGGTTGTGGACCAGGCCAATGGAGGGTCCTGGACTGGGGCTGGGCATTCGGCTAGTGGTGGGCCAAAGCCTATATTTGAGGATCAGGCCAGTGGCGGAGGGTCTTGGGCTAATGCTGGGGACCGGGCTGTTGGAGATTCTAGGCTGGGGCCCAGGGACCAGTCTagtggagattcctgggctggcAGTGGTGATCAGGCCAGTGGGTGGTTCTGTCTTTGCCCTGGGAGTCAGATGAATGGAGGGTCTTGGGGTGTGGCTAGTGGCCAGGACATTGGAGGGTCAAGGCCAGGGCCCACAAACCAGTCCAGTGCTGTGTCCTGGGATAGCACTGGGAGTCAGGTCAGTGGAAGCTCCTGGACTGGGGTTAGGGCTGTGGATCAGGCTGGTGGTTGCTCCAAACCTGGATTTGAAGATCAGGCCATTGGAGGAGTGTTCTGGCCTGGTGCTGGGGACCAGGCTGGTGGAGGCTCCAGGCCAGGGTCTGAGGATCAGTCCAGTGGAAGAGGTTCCTGGGGTATGGCTGGTGGCCAGGTCCTTGGAGGATCTAGGCCAGGGCCTGCAGACCAGTCCAGTGGTGGGTCCTGGgctggcactgggaatcagtcCAGTGGAAGGTCCTGGATTGGGCCTGGGGATCAGGCTGGTGATTATTCTAAGCCTGAATTTGAGGACCAGGCTTGTGGAGGAGGCTCCTGGGCTGGTGCTGGGAACCAAGCCAGTGGAGAATCCTGGACTGGATCTAGGCCTGGGAATGAGGCCACTGAAGGGTCTAAGATGGGATCTGAGGACCAGGCCACTGGAGGATCCTGGGCTAGATCTGAGGACCAGGCCAGTGGAAGGTTCCAGGTCAGTGTTGAGGTAGAGGCCAATGAAGGATTCTGGTTTGGGCCTGGGGCTGAGGCCGTTATAGGGTCTTGGTGCTGGACAGAGGAAAAGGTTATTGTGTCCAGGTCTGATGATAAGGATGAGGCCACTACTGAATCCAGATCAGGGGCGGGGGAAGAGGCCATCATTTGTTCTAGGATTGAGGCTGAGAACAAGGCTAGTAGTGGTTCCTGGATTAGATCTGAGGAGGTGGCTCATATGGGCTCCAGtgtgggggctgaggctggg gctggggatagggctggggctggggctgaggctggggctggggctggggctgaggctggggctggggctggggctggggctggggctggggcttggtCCTGGGATGGAGATGCAACCACTACAGAGTGTAGGcttggggctgaggctggggatagggctggggctggggctgaggctggggctggggctggggctggggctggggctggggctggggctggggctggggctggggcttggtCCTGGGATGGAGATGCAACCATTATAGAGTCTAGGcttggggctgaggctggggctggggcttggtCCTGTGATGGAGATGCAACCACTATAGAGTCTAGGCTTGGGactgaggctgggcctggggctggggctggggctggggctggggctggggcttggtCCTGGGACAGAGATGCAACCACTGTAGAGTACAGGCTTggagctgaggctggggctgtggCTTGGTCCTGGGATCGAGATGCAACCATTATAGAGTCTAGGTTtgtggctgaggctggggctggggctgagtcTGGGGCTGGGGCTTGGTCCTGGGATGGAGATGCAACCACTATAGAGTCTAGGcttggggctgaggctggggctggggcttggtCCTGGGATGGAGAGGCAACCACTATAGAGTCTAGGCTTGGGGCTAGGAAGGAGGTTGGTGTAGAGTCCTGGACCTTGGCTCAGGATATGGATGAGGATGATCTAAGTAGAGAGTCCAGCCCCGATATTGAGGAGATCAGTTTAAGGTCTTTGTTTTGGGCTGAGAGTGAGAACAGTAATAAGCTCAGATCTAAGAGTGGGAAAGATGTCAATTTTGAGTCTGGAGCTGGGGATAACACCAGGATCAAAGATAAGTTTGAGGCTGCGGGTGGAGTTGATATAGAGTCTTGGTTCTGTGCTGGTAATGAAAACACAAGTGAGGACAAATCTGCACCTAAGGGTAAAGGCAAAAAGTCACCCGAGTCAAGAGGCACATATCCGTCCATGGTCCCCGGGGCAGGAATGGGGTCATGGGATGGAGCCATTATCTGGTCGGAAACTAAGTTTCCACACCACAGTGAGGCCAGCTTCCCAGTTGAAGATGAGTCCAAAAAGCAAACCAAGACTGGGGAAAAAACTCGGTCCTGGTCTTGCCACTGTAAACGTGAAGATAATATGGATCCACAAGACTTTGAAAAACTCATTTGCATGATTGAGATGACTGAAGATCCTTCTGTTCATGAAATAGCCAATAATGCTTTATATAACAGTGCTGATTATCCTTATTCCCATGAAGTTGCCCGTAATGTAGGTGGAATCTCAGTTATTGAAAGCTTGCTCAATAATCCCTACCCTAGTGTTAGGCAGAAGGCTTTAAATGCACTGAATAATATCTCAGTGGCTGCTGAAAACCATAGGAAGGTTAAAACTTACTTAAACCAAGTATGTGAAGACACTGTCACCTATCCCTTGAATTCAAATGTGCAGTTGGCTGGACTAAGATTGATAAGGCATTTAACTATTACCAGTGAATATCAGCACATGGttacaaattatatttcagaatttCTTCGTTTGTTAACTGTGGGAAGTGGTGAAACTAAAGACCATGTTTTGGGAATGCTTTTGAATTTCTCTAAAAATCCATCTATGACAAAAGACTTGCTCATTGCCAATGCACCGACATCACTGATTAACATATTTAGcaagaaagagacaaaggagaaCATTCTTAATGCTCTTtcactatttgaaaatataaattaccattttaaaagaAGAGCAAAAGCATTTACCCAGGACAAGTTCAGTGAAAATTCCCTTTATTTCCTATTCCAACGACCTAAAGCATGTGCCAAGAAACTTCGAGCCTTAGCAGCAGAATGCAATGATCCTGAGGTAAAAGAGAGAGTTGAGCTATTAATAAGTAAACTCTGA